A stretch of Novosphingobium pentaromativorans US6-1 DNA encodes these proteins:
- a CDS encoding efflux RND transporter periplasmic adaptor subunit — MQNGIQGVILACILTLSLAACGQEQFEPPPPTVGIVTLATGSTELANELPGRIAARETADVRPQISGVIRRRLFEEGSFVRAGQVLYEIEDAPYRAAVAQAQGALAVARATINSTASQASRYKDLVAINAVSKQEFDDAAAAAAQARANVAAQQGALRVAQVNQNFTRIRAPISGRIGRSLITPGALVSAAQASPLATIQRTDSVYVDVTQSAAQLIDLRQSLAAGELNESDGARIKLTLPNGSVYPLEGRLQFSDVTVDPDSGAVVLRATFPNPDGLLLPGMYVRARVVEGERINIILAPQQGISRDVRGRATAMVIGKDNKVEVRQVKTDRAVGDKWIVTDGLKPGDRLIVEGLMNLRPGTVVKPEKPQQVTASASGTK, encoded by the coding sequence ATGCAAAATGGCATACAAGGCGTAATTCTCGCCTGTATCCTGACACTCTCGCTTGCGGCCTGTGGGCAGGAACAGTTCGAGCCGCCTCCTCCAACTGTGGGAATCGTCACGCTCGCGACAGGATCGACAGAACTGGCAAACGAACTGCCGGGACGGATTGCCGCTCGGGAAACGGCCGATGTTCGACCGCAGATTTCCGGTGTCATTCGCCGCAGGTTGTTTGAAGAAGGCAGCTTCGTCAGGGCGGGACAGGTCTTGTATGAAATCGAGGACGCACCTTATCGCGCGGCCGTTGCGCAGGCTCAGGGTGCCCTTGCTGTCGCCAGGGCAACGATCAACTCAACCGCTTCACAAGCGAGCCGCTACAAAGACCTTGTTGCGATCAATGCCGTCAGCAAGCAGGAATTTGACGATGCGGCAGCAGCTGCGGCGCAGGCCCGCGCCAACGTCGCAGCGCAGCAAGGTGCGCTGCGTGTCGCGCAGGTCAACCAGAATTTCACACGCATTCGCGCTCCGATTTCGGGGAGAATCGGTCGCTCGCTGATCACGCCCGGCGCGCTTGTCTCGGCGGCGCAAGCAAGCCCTCTGGCGACAATCCAGCGAACCGATTCGGTCTATGTCGATGTGACCCAGTCCGCCGCGCAGCTCATCGACCTCAGGCAGTCCCTGGCTGCCGGCGAACTGAACGAAAGTGATGGCGCACGCATAAAGCTGACTCTTCCAAATGGCTCGGTCTATCCCCTTGAGGGGCGGCTTCAGTTTTCCGATGTCACTGTCGACCCGGACTCCGGCGCAGTTGTGTTGCGCGCCACCTTTCCCAATCCCGACGGCCTGCTGCTTCCCGGCATGTATGTGCGTGCACGGGTTGTCGAAGGTGAGCGCATCAATATCATACTAGCCCCCCAGCAAGGCATCTCCCGGGATGTGCGCGGCCGCGCCACCGCCATGGTGATTGGCAAGGACAACAAGGTTGAGGTTCGTCAAGTCAAGACGGATCGCGCGGTCGGCGATAAGTGGATTGTGACGGACGGGCTCAAGCCTGGCGACCGGCTTATCGTCGAGGGTCTGATGAACCTGCGCCCAGGCACGGTAGTAAAGCCTGAAAAACCGCAGCAAGTGACCGCCAGCGCAAGCGGGACGAAGTAG
- a CDS encoding TetR/AcrR family transcriptional regulator produces MSAIEHKLPSKDRILLAARKLFGENGFHRTSMSELAAGADMSVGLIYRSFKSKEEIIEAIVCADFDRKLAEFESLRQRLVDGELTVRQTFEELFQKTIEENREALAFDILAEGFRNGRVGRTIDESCQRFRDYLRQFIRTANGGLNNEELEGATELALCCLFGLGHRNISKPRLGAVQTARQSARMVTAALEGL; encoded by the coding sequence ATGTCCGCGATCGAACACAAGCTGCCCAGTAAGGATCGCATCCTGCTTGCGGCGCGTAAGCTCTTTGGCGAAAACGGTTTTCATCGGACATCAATGTCCGAACTGGCGGCAGGGGCGGACATGTCGGTCGGTCTGATCTACCGCTCGTTCAAGAGCAAGGAAGAGATAATCGAGGCGATTGTTTGCGCCGATTTCGATCGCAAACTCGCTGAGTTCGAAAGCCTTCGGCAGAGGTTGGTCGATGGAGAGCTAACGGTCAGGCAAACTTTCGAAGAGCTCTTCCAAAAAACCATCGAGGAGAATCGAGAGGCCTTGGCATTCGACATCCTTGCGGAAGGCTTTAGAAACGGGCGAGTCGGAAGAACCATTGACGAATCGTGTCAGCGGTTTCGCGATTATTTGCGCCAATTCATACGAACTGCGAATGGCGGATTGAACAACGAAGAACTTGAGGGTGCGACTGAGTTGGCGTTGTGCTGTCTGTTTGGTCTCGGGCATCGCAACATATCAAAGCCTCGGCTTGGCGCTGTTCAAACCGCTCGTCAGAGTGCCAGAATGGTTACAGCCGCGCTGGAAGGCCTCTGA
- a CDS encoding lytic transglycosylase domain-containing protein codes for MTPTRSSAWSFARNLPTRTHQTVRDMKFLGFPTTLFVLACAAPTSAREVDLLQFANANAVEPESKSTFDTRRGGVAVSTSLLDHFAEELEEQTQAAVLQISPVGGLIRSRVDDLNLPRQRSATAGLACDGASYTPTWWLSLTAETRRSLYFDTVARIACEHGLPTRLLDAVIAQESGYNSRAISSAGAMGMMQIMPGTARSLGLSRPFDPIANMRAGARYLRQQLDRFGRVDLALAAYNAGPERRSLRRGTIPRIPETINYVRTITTNWARLAELSQGQSPSVDRARAAMVAVNSSPYRSVELVSYD; via the coding sequence TTGACGCCCACGCGCTCATCTGCTTGGTCTTTCGCGCGCAACCTGCCGACCCGCACGCACCAAACGGTGCGCGACATGAAATTCCTTGGCTTCCCAACTACCTTGTTCGTCCTTGCGTGTGCCGCTCCCACCAGTGCGCGCGAAGTCGATCTGCTGCAATTCGCGAATGCCAACGCAGTTGAGCCCGAGTCCAAATCTACCTTCGACACGCGCAGAGGCGGCGTGGCTGTTTCTACCTCCTTGCTCGACCACTTTGCAGAAGAATTGGAGGAACAAACGCAAGCAGCCGTTTTGCAGATTAGTCCTGTCGGCGGATTAATTCGATCGCGCGTCGATGATTTGAACCTGCCGCGGCAACGGTCGGCAACGGCAGGCTTGGCCTGTGACGGTGCATCGTACACTCCAACATGGTGGCTCTCGCTCACAGCTGAGACGCGCAGATCACTGTACTTCGACACCGTCGCCCGGATCGCATGCGAACATGGTCTTCCCACTCGCCTGCTTGATGCCGTGATTGCCCAGGAGTCAGGCTACAATTCGCGCGCGATCAGTTCTGCTGGCGCCATGGGCATGATGCAGATCATGCCCGGCACCGCTCGCTCGCTTGGCCTCTCTCGTCCATTCGATCCGATCGCCAACATGCGCGCCGGTGCTCGCTACCTGCGCCAGCAACTCGACCGCTTCGGCCGCGTCGATCTCGCGCTCGCCGCGTACAACGCCGGACCCGAGCGCCGCTCATTGCGGCGCGGCACAATCCCTCGCATCCCGGAAACCATCAACTACGTGCGCACGATCACCACCAACTGGGCACGCCTCGCCGAACTTAGCCAGGGACAATCCCCATCTGTCGATCGCGCGCGGGCAGCGATGGTGGCCGTCAATTCATCGCCCTATCGCAGCGTCGAGCTGGTCAGCTACGATTGA
- the traL gene encoding type IV conjugative transfer system protein TraL, which translates to MNRYTVPAHLDDPELIGFWTLDEFIAMIVPFAWGVLSQHILIGLFASVLAWWGLRKLKAGRAVSWIIHTAYWYLPGSFMGLKATPPSHLRVMAG; encoded by the coding sequence ATGAACCGGTACACGGTCCCAGCACATCTCGATGACCCGGAGCTGATCGGCTTCTGGACGCTCGACGAGTTCATCGCGATGATCGTGCCCTTCGCCTGGGGCGTCCTGTCTCAACATATTCTGATTGGGCTCTTTGCAAGCGTGCTGGCCTGGTGGGGATTGCGCAAGTTGAAGGCAGGCCGCGCGGTCTCGTGGATCATCCACACCGCCTACTGGTACCTGCCGGGCTCCTTCATGGGCCTCAAGGCGACGCCACCCTCGCACCTTCGCGTGATGGCAGGCTGA
- a CDS encoding type IV conjugative transfer system protein TraE, protein MDLSISHGQAQRLLRQRNLLAIGCALLFGVCVLLTLTAASRDREVVLQPVLAKPLTLSSSHVDKDYLELVTRDAALLTLNRSPSNLQYWMESILEITDPRTHGRMKAELMKIMSEQNGSNVSQYFTIEKLTVDPEELTSEVNGILHTVVGSKEVTAEARTFRYVWSYSGVSLKLAGFGQVTDKDKSGGEA, encoded by the coding sequence ATGGACCTCTCGATCTCGCATGGCCAGGCGCAGCGCTTGCTTCGCCAGCGCAATCTCCTAGCGATCGGCTGCGCGCTGCTGTTCGGGGTCTGCGTGCTGCTAACGCTGACCGCAGCAAGCCGCGACCGCGAAGTGGTGCTCCAGCCAGTGCTCGCAAAGCCGCTGACGCTTTCCTCAAGCCATGTCGACAAGGACTATCTCGAGCTGGTCACGCGCGATGCCGCGCTGCTCACGCTCAATCGCTCGCCTTCGAACCTGCAGTACTGGATGGAATCGATCCTCGAGATCACCGATCCCAGAACCCACGGCCGGATGAAGGCCGAACTGATGAAGATCATGAGCGAGCAGAACGGCTCGAACGTCTCTCAGTACTTCACGATTGAAAAACTCACTGTCGATCCCGAGGAGCTGACCAGCGAGGTCAATGGCATACTCCACACCGTGGTTGGTTCGAAGGAAGTGACCGCCGAGGCGCGCACCTTTCGCTACGTCTGGTCCTATTCTGGTGTGAGCCTCAAGCTCGCCGGGTTCGGACAGGTGACCGACAAGGACAAGAGCGGAGGCGAGGCATGA
- a CDS encoding type-F conjugative transfer system secretin TraK, whose product MIAPLSFNLAWCLVGVGSALAGRPLAFAGRPIGAMLIAIGLASLASPALADQNVLTADNGTVQCVASAKDLTRISLAGDQFASVSKISTGNPAEDFKIVNEPVRGDIYISVPDGFPRAAISFFGTTRKGYVYKFVCQVRGQDAEQVFVANEAIAQDSARDWELRTSPEDAAVRLAQAMYRGEPIDGYDMRASVLEPVRLGPLEVQQVGEWRGAELKGLVLKVRNAGRTAQNLDETMLAARGSLAFMTPVSAIGPGEETAVYLIQSNGAR is encoded by the coding sequence ATGATCGCGCCGCTCTCCTTCAATCTCGCCTGGTGCCTAGTTGGTGTCGGCAGCGCACTTGCCGGAAGGCCGCTCGCCTTCGCCGGCCGCCCGATCGGGGCAATGCTCATCGCGATCGGGCTTGCAAGCCTCGCAAGCCCGGCGCTGGCCGACCAGAACGTGCTCACCGCCGACAATGGCACGGTGCAATGTGTCGCGTCGGCCAAGGATCTGACTCGTATCAGCCTTGCCGGCGACCAGTTCGCCTCGGTTTCCAAGATATCGACCGGCAATCCGGCCGAAGACTTCAAGATCGTCAACGAGCCGGTGCGCGGCGACATCTACATATCCGTGCCAGACGGGTTTCCGCGCGCGGCGATCTCGTTCTTTGGCACGACCCGCAAGGGCTATGTCTACAAGTTCGTCTGCCAGGTGCGAGGGCAGGACGCCGAGCAGGTCTTCGTTGCCAACGAGGCGATCGCTCAAGACAGCGCGCGCGACTGGGAACTGCGCACATCGCCCGAGGACGCCGCCGTTCGGCTTGCCCAGGCGATGTACCGCGGCGAACCCATCGATGGCTACGACATGCGCGCTTCGGTGCTTGAGCCGGTGCGGCTTGGCCCGCTCGAAGTCCAGCAGGTCGGCGAATGGCGCGGCGCGGAACTGAAGGGCCTGGTGCTCAAGGTGCGCAATGCCGGACGCACGGCGCAGAACCTCGATGAGACCATGCTCGCCGCGCGCGGCAGCCTTGCCTTCATGACCCCCGTGAGCGCCATCGGCCCCGGCGAGGAAACCGCCGTCTACCTCATCCAGTCGAACGGAGCCCGCTGA